The following coding sequences are from one Macaca mulatta isolate MMU2019108-1 chromosome 7, T2T-MMU8v2.0, whole genome shotgun sequence window:
- the BCL2A1 gene encoding bcl-2-related protein A1 encodes MTDCEFGYIYRLAQDYLQYVLQIPQPGSGPSKTSRVLQKVAFSVQKEVEKNLKPCLDNVNVASIDTARTLFNQVMEKEFEDGIINWGRIVTIFAFEGILIKKLLRQRIAPDVDTYKEISYFVAEFIMNNTGEWIRQNGGWENGFVKKFEPKSGWMTFLEVTGKICEMLSLLKQYC; translated from the exons ATGACAGACTGTGAATTTGGATATATTTACAGGCTAGCTCAGGACTATTTGCAGTACGTTCTGCAGATACCACAACCTGGATCGGGTCCAAGCAAAACGTCCAGAGTGCTACAAAAGGTTGCATTCTCAGTCCAAAAAGAAGTGGAAAAGAATCTGAAGCCATGCTTGGACAATGTTAATGTTGCATCCATAGACACTGCCAGAACACTATTCAATCAAGTGATGGAAAAGGAGTTTGAAGATGGCATCATTAACTGGGGAAGAATTGTAACCATATTTGCATTTGAAGGTATTCTCATCAAGAAACTTCTACGACAGCGAATTGCCCCGGATGTGGATACTTATAAGGAGATTTCGTATTTTGTTGCTGAGTTCATAATGAATAACACAGGAGAATGGATAAGGCAAAACGGAGGCTGG gAAAATGGCTTTGTAAAGAAGTTTGAACCTAAATCTGGCTGGATGACTTTTCTAGAAGTTACAGGAAAGATCTGTGAAATGCTATCTCTCCTGAAGCAATACTGTTGA
- the BCL2A1 gene encoding bcl-2-related protein A1 isoform X1, with amino-acid sequence MTDCEFGYIYRLAQDYLQYVLQIPQPGSGPSKTSRVLQKVAFSVQKEVEKNLKPCLDNVNVASIDTARTLFNQVMEKEFEDGIINWGRIVTIFAFEGILIKKLLRQRIAPDVDTYKEISYFVAEFIMNNTGEWIRQNGGWGKWHNHMPMLVESVAHKKKKMAL; translated from the exons ATGACAGACTGTGAATTTGGATATATTTACAGGCTAGCTCAGGACTATTTGCAGTACGTTCTGCAGATACCACAACCTGGATCGGGTCCAAGCAAAACGTCCAGAGTGCTACAAAAGGTTGCATTCTCAGTCCAAAAAGAAGTGGAAAAGAATCTGAAGCCATGCTTGGACAATGTTAATGTTGCATCCATAGACACTGCCAGAACACTATTCAATCAAGTGATGGAAAAGGAGTTTGAAGATGGCATCATTAACTGGGGAAGAATTGTAACCATATTTGCATTTGAAGGTATTCTCATCAAGAAACTTCTACGACAGCGAATTGCCCCGGATGTGGATACTTATAAGGAGATTTCGTATTTTGTTGCTGAGTTCATAATGAATAACACAGGAGAATGGATAAGGCAAAACGGAGGCTGG GGGAAATGGCACAATCACATGCCTATGCTAGTAGAGTCAGTGGCCCACAAGAAGAA gAAAATGGCTTTGTAA